One window of Scheffersomyces stipitis CBS 6054 chromosome 1, whole genome shotgun sequence genomic DNA carries:
- a CDS encoding predicted protein, which produces MSWNGLKKAINRAGAQVMLKTGQIESSTDKEFEFEEHRYRAMETTSTKLQRELKHYMESLRLLSNAQINVGESLSSFYGASPSSELGADKSTVKHSELSQLYYDVVKDLSEKCFTDVETPYNQTVLNPVSRFNSYYVEVNEAIKKRARKQIDYDALKSKVKKLIEKPNSSDAEYETKLASAQSDLQESEKTYLALNDQLKDELPKLVNLRIPFLDPSFEAFVKIQLRFFTESYEELNNLQMKLDAKTREDYINGKLDKKVDDVLVKMKELNITG; this is translated from the coding sequence ATGTCATGGAACGGACTAAAGAAAGCCATCAACAGGGCGGGAGCCCAGGTGATGTTGAAGACTGGTCAGATAGAGCTGAGTACAGATAAAGagtttgaatttgaagagcATAGGTATAGAGCCATGGAAACGACGTCTACAAAGCTCCAGCGTGAACTAAAGCACTACATGGAGTCATTGCGGTTGCTCAGTAATGCACAGATTAATGTGGGAGAATCACTCAGCTCTTTCTACGGAGCTTCACCCAGTCTGGAACTTGGAGCCGATAAGAGCACCGTTAAGCACAGCGAGTTGTCGCAGTTGTATTATGATGTCGTAAAGGACTTAAGTGAGAAGTGTTTCACTGATGTAGAAACACCGTATAACCAGACAGTGTTAAACCCGGTGTCAAGGTTCAATTCGTACTATGTAGAAGTCAACGAGGCTATAAAGAAGCGAGCAAGAAAACAGATCGATTACGATGCCTTGAAGAGTAAAGTCAAGAAGCTTATAGAAAAACCAAACTCAAGTGATGCTGAATATGAAACCAAACTAGCTTCAGCGCAATCAGACTTACAGGAGCTGGAAAAAACGTATTTGGCTTTGAATGATCAATTGAAGGATGAGTTGCCCAAACTAGTCAATCTTCGGATTCCGTTCCTAGACCCACTGTTTGAGGCATTCGTCAAGATCCAGTTGAGGTTCTTCACTGAAAGCTACGAGGAGTTAAACAATTTACAAATGAAACTTGATGCAAAGACAAGAGAGGATTATATAAACGGaaagttggacaagaaaGTGGATGATGTGTTGGTCAAAATGAAGGAACTCAACATCACAGGGTAA